The genome window TGCTTAAGTGCACGCCATTTATGAGTGCCAGCACCGGCACGATTCATTACTTGGATCCTAATTTTGTTAAATGCACGATATGCTTGAGCAACAATATGAAAATGATCAGCGATAATTAAAGCGTGGGGGAAAAGCTCATGAATCAAATGGCGGTAAGGAGTGTACAAGTCAACCGTTACTGTTTGAACTGCTAAGCGTGCTGAACGGTCATATCGAAGAAAGTATTTTCGCAGATAGCTATTTTTACGTGACAAGATAATATCAAGCGTCCGCTTATTTTCAATATTCATTAGAATCATACTCATTCCGCTGGGGGCAAAGCGACCAGACTTGAAATCATCAAAGGCAATATGGCGAGGTAACCAATGATAGTTAGGCTTAAAAAACTGATCAAGATTTGTAATGACTCGTCTAATTGTCCAGTCAGAGACATTTAATTCTTTGGCTAAATCACTTTGTGATTCGTTTTTTGTTAGAAGCATCATTGCCCGTTGTTTTATCGCTAAAGAGATATGATTACGATAATGAATATCTTCAACGGCTGCTAATTTAGTAACTACTTCAGGACAAGAAGAAGCTTTACAGATATATTTTTGCTTTTTAATCGACCAGATTGTTGGCTTAAAGTGAAGCTCTGATCCCAAACAATTAACTGTTTTATAGCCATTTTTACACATTAAGTGTCCACATT of Limosilactobacillus reuteri contains these proteins:
- a CDS encoding ISL3 family transposase, coding for MNNSIKTILGIKDPYLKLDEKNFDNPIEDQPNQIIVHLIQTYPMHCPKCGHLMCKNGYKTVNCLGSELHFKPTIWSIKKQKYICKASSCPEVVTKLAAVEDIHYRNHISLAIKQRAMMLLTKNESQSDLAKELNVSDWTIRRVITNLDQFFKPNYHWLPRHIAFDDFKSGRFAPSGMSMILMNIENKRTLDIILSRKNSYLRKYFLRYDRSARLAVQTVTVDLYTPYRHLIHELFPHALIIADHFHIVAQAYRAFNKIRIQVMNRAGAGTHKWRALKHFWKLLLTPANELKYDNYWSRRNFSYAQLTDVEVIHRLLSFDNELKRAYEYYQNLILVIAHRSKKELKNLLAIKWTQLPQALQKVQHTLRSHKQEIYNSFKYDTYTNGPVEGTNNKIKVIKRTAYGFRNFFNFRIRILLALPNTYIAINWRNKQTAHAKVQAQAA